The following coding sequences lie in one Flavobacteriales bacterium genomic window:
- a CDS encoding TonB-dependent receptor — translation MKLNYHILSFGFIILFSISLVFGQNSTIKLIDFKTNEPIYLAHVKFTNLTTNNFKWTITDENGEAISPYNDSTLVEVSYIGYEKTIFSLSANQQATIKLQQTSFGLNQMVVTANFIPVVLKESVYDVKTISEEKIITKGASNLREALTSELNFKTNNGHVNETAINLNGLSGNHVKFMIDGVPVEGRINGNIDISQINLNEVEKIEIIDGPTSVAYGTNALGGTINVITKKNQVKNVSVHLKSYYETIGQFNFSGNVGFKIKDNNFKFSGGRNFFEGFANPDTSRFKTWKPREQYFGSFMFNRRIKHLKLTYIFDGFTELMTSRGEPRAPYYITAFDTYYKTHRLTNKVLLTGRVSPFNYIDLTASQSYYKRTRNIYFKDLTTLKQLITDSKTDQDTTIFNNYLFRTVFSHLNDSTKFNYSVGTELKQDFISAQRVTNTNQQIGDYAIFATLDYKPIKKIVVKPAVRFAYNTRYQAPIIPSLNLLYNATDNLQFKTSYAKGFRSPDLKELYLEFHYNSTINLWGNTDLIAENSDHFNFSVNYTKKIDDHHFQLTPKIYYSKINNLISLAQTTDVDWTYTNIDFLTTQGSSLNLTYDYKKMNFSVGYNYYGNYNSLFDNNNFNNKFFYSNDVNSSIGLNFDSLALSINLNYKYTGLIRNFYLTDTDEVKESYIGDYSTFDASSTKYFLNKKLGLTAGVKNIFNVTDVIMVGDVFGVSNQSDASRLNVLWGRSYFVSLNFNF, via the coding sequence ATGAAACTCAACTACCATATATTGAGTTTTGGATTTATTATTTTATTTTCAATAAGTTTGGTTTTTGGGCAAAACTCAACAATCAAACTTATTGATTTTAAAACCAACGAGCCTATTTATCTGGCTCACGTTAAGTTTACCAACTTAACCACAAACAATTTTAAGTGGACCATAACTGACGAAAACGGAGAAGCAATTAGTCCCTACAATGACAGTACATTGGTAGAAGTTTCATACATCGGCTACGAAAAAACTATCTTTTCCCTTTCAGCGAACCAACAAGCTACCATTAAACTCCAACAAACAAGTTTTGGGTTAAACCAAATGGTAGTTACAGCTAATTTTATTCCTGTTGTATTAAAAGAATCAGTTTATGATGTTAAAACCATTAGTGAAGAAAAAATTATTACGAAAGGTGCATCAAACCTACGAGAAGCACTAACCAGCGAATTAAATTTTAAAACCAACAACGGCCACGTTAACGAAACTGCCATAAACCTGAATGGTTTATCGGGCAATCATGTAAAATTTATGATTGACGGAGTTCCGGTGGAAGGCAGAATTAACGGTAACATTGATATTTCTCAAATCAACTTAAACGAAGTAGAAAAAATTGAAATTATTGATGGTCCAACTTCGGTTGCTTATGGCACAAATGCGTTAGGTGGAACGATAAATGTTATCACCAAAAAAAATCAGGTAAAAAATGTAAGTGTTCATTTAAAAAGCTACTACGAAACCATAGGGCAGTTTAATTTTAGTGGAAACGTTGGCTTCAAAATAAAAGACAATAATTTTAAATTTAGTGGTGGTAGAAATTTCTTCGAAGGCTTTGCAAACCCAGATACTTCACGCTTTAAAACATGGAAACCAAGAGAGCAATATTTTGGTTCTTTTATGTTTAATCGACGAATTAAGCACTTAAAACTCACCTACATATTTGATGGTTTTACAGAATTGATGACTAGCCGAGGAGAGCCAAGAGCTCCTTATTATATTACTGCTTTTGATACTTATTACAAAACACATCGACTCACCAACAAAGTGTTATTAACTGGCAGAGTATCTCCTTTTAATTATATTGATTTAACTGCTTCACAATCTTACTACAAACGAACAAGAAACATTTATTTTAAAGATTTAACCACTTTAAAACAACTCATAACCGATAGCAAAACTGACCAAGACACCACTATTTTCAACAATTATTTATTTAGGACAGTATTCTCTCATTTAAATGATTCAACAAAATTTAATTATTCGGTAGGTACAGAACTAAAACAAGATTTTATTTCCGCTCAGCGTGTAACCAATACCAATCAACAAATAGGTGACTATGCCATTTTTGCAACATTAGATTATAAACCTATAAAAAAAATAGTAGTTAAACCTGCTGTACGATTTGCCTATAACACTCGCTATCAAGCACCTATAATTCCTTCACTAAATTTGCTTTATAATGCAACTGATAATTTACAATTTAAAACATCTTATGCCAAAGGTTTTCGGTCGCCCGATTTAAAAGAGCTTTATTTAGAATTTCATTACAACTCTACCATAAACTTATGGGGAAACACCGATTTAATTGCTGAAAATTCTGACCATTTTAATTTTTCAGTAAACTACACTAAAAAAATTGATGACCATCATTTTCAACTAACGCCAAAAATATATTACTCAAAAATCAACAATTTAATCAGCTTAGCTCAAACTACTGATGTAGATTGGACATACACCAACATCGATTTTTTAACCACTCAAGGTTCTTCATTAAATTTAACATACGATTATAAAAAAATGAACTTTTCTGTTGGATACAATTATTATGGCAACTACAACTCTTTGTTTGACAACAATAATTTTAACAACAAATTCTTTTACAGCAACGATGTAAACTCGAGTATTGGTTTAAACTTCGATAGTTTGGCTTTATCCATTAACTTAAATTACAAATACACAGGGCTTATCAGGAACTTTTACTTAACAGATACCGACGAAGTAAAAGAAAGCTACATTGGCGATTACAGCACCTTTGATGCAAGCTCTACTAAATACTTTTTAAACAAAAAATTAGGCTTAACTGCAGGAGTAAAAAACATTTTTAATGTTACCGATGTAATTATGGTAGGAGATGTTTTTGGCGTTTCTAACCAGAGCGATGCCTCCCGATTAAACGTACTTTGGGGAAGATCATATTTCGTATCTTTAAACTTTAACTTTTAA
- a CDS encoding T9SS type A sorting domain-containing protein, with protein sequence MKTIYTILAALIITSSIKAQAVYDSTSMGALYPNQVFYSLDNGEVANIDNNNWDIAFSASGAGAAGSAILLNEATSTLWAYPGDTSAWSTFDTTNYASWQRLLNTDTTWTNGAFNLYRGANGTFDMGWGILNPTNNFWTFGDSLYLIKLSDNSFRKLWILSLKSGVWAFKYANIDGSNEQIITITKSTYPNKNFIYHSILNNQTIDREPVNSSWDLTFVKHTDYVNPPGTYVSVTSVFSNKNVWSAKAHEVDSATAAVSTTPQTAFTQNISNIGREWKRYISAQAFWNVYDSVAYFVYDNDSTNFYRIQFTAFGGMGNGKTFFYKELLNNVGIADENVQATFALYPNPVKNNLTLLLNSNKSELLDIDIYSINGVLVAQQRLNASSGTQQLNINTSDLSNGFYVVNIKSESYNLSQKFIKQ encoded by the coding sequence ATGAAAACAATTTACACAATTCTAGCAGCTTTAATCATTACTTCCAGCATTAAAGCCCAAGCTGTTTATGATTCAACATCAATGGGTGCTTTATACCCCAACCAAGTATTTTACAGTTTAGACAATGGTGAAGTAGCTAATATAGATAACAACAATTGGGACATCGCTTTTTCAGCAAGTGGAGCTGGTGCCGCAGGTAGTGCTATTTTATTAAATGAAGCAACATCTACATTATGGGCATATCCAGGAGACACATCGGCTTGGAGCACTTTTGACACTACCAATTATGCCAGTTGGCAAAGATTATTAAATACCGATACTACTTGGACAAATGGTGCATTTAACCTTTACAGAGGGGCTAATGGAACTTTTGACATGGGCTGGGGAATATTAAATCCAACCAACAACTTTTGGACATTTGGAGATTCACTTTATCTAATTAAACTGAGCGATAATTCCTTCAGAAAATTGTGGATTTTAAGCTTAAAATCTGGTGTTTGGGCGTTTAAATATGCAAACATTGATGGAAGTAATGAACAAATTATTACAATAACTAAATCAACTTATCCTAACAAAAATTTTATCTATCACTCTATTCTTAATAACCAAACTATTGATAGAGAACCTGTAAATTCATCGTGGGATTTAACCTTTGTAAAGCATACCGACTATGTTAATCCTCCAGGAACTTACGTTTCAGTAACCAGTGTGTTTAGCAATAAAAATGTTTGGAGTGCCAAAGCTCACGAAGTTGACTCTGCAACCGCAGCAGTTTCAACAACTCCTCAAACAGCTTTTACTCAAAACATTTCTAACATAGGTAGAGAATGGAAAAGATACATTTCAGCACAAGCTTTTTGGAATGTTTACGACTCGGTAGCTTACTTTGTTTACGACAACGATAGTACTAATTTTTACAGAATTCAATTCACCGCTTTTGGTGGAATGGGCAACGGAAAAACATTCTTTTACAAAGAACTATTAAACAATGTTGGTATTGCTGATGAAAATGTTCAAGCAACTTTTGCATTGTATCCAAACCCAGTTAAAAACAACTTAACTTTATTACTGAATAGCAATAAGTCAGAATTGTTAGACATTGATATTTACAGCATTAATGGTGTGTTGGTTGCTCAACAACGATTAAACGCTTCTAGCGGAACACAACAACTCAATATCAATACAAGTGATTTAAGTAATGGTTTTTATGTGGTTAATATTAAATCAGAAAGCTACAATTTATCACAAAAGTTTATAAAACAGTAA
- a CDS encoding c-type cytochrome, which yields MKKKHLIYLSIASSMVMYSCGGGEKPKDDATAETKTEGIQLTEAEMQQASDIYFDRCAGCHGSSRLGATGPHLLPIAPEGNPAPGTTVLGAAGLRAFIENGTPGGMPEWKGIMTDAEIELMTRFLQVEPPKIPDFGMKEIKETWKVIVPVADRPTKPMHKRNIDNYFGVIMRDAGKVAVIDGDTKEELAVLKTGFAVHILRTSASGRYIYSVGRDGRITMIDTYTETPTIVAEVRGAFDARSVEVSKYKGYEDKYLVFGGYSPAHIAIFDAQTLEPISVTSTAGKACDGDMEHIDEARVASIVASHTDPVWICNIKERGMVDIVDYTDPKNPKITEIPSARFLHDGGWDASGKYFLVAANASNKIVVIDVPNKKLVKIIETGIKPHPGRGTNIKNNLGNLWVTSHLGENKLSFIKTNAGEGQWTVVKEIQAPGNGGGALFVKSHPKSKHLWVDRTLNPDVALHSAVDVFDTQTLEHKKTITMPEGVDGRMVHMEYNKNGDEIWISVFMGKTSGILIYNDKTLELKQIIKGDWVQNPTGKFNVYNTTHDIY from the coding sequence ATGAAAAAGAAACATCTAATCTACTTATCAATTGCAAGTTCAATGGTAATGTATAGTTGTGGTGGAGGCGAAAAACCTAAAGATGACGCTACAGCTGAAACAAAAACGGAGGGTATCCAACTAACAGAAGCTGAAATGCAACAAGCTTCAGATATTTATTTTGACAGATGTGCTGGTTGTCACGGCTCATCACGTCTAGGAGCAACAGGTCCACACTTATTACCTATTGCACCAGAAGGCAATCCAGCGCCAGGAACAACAGTTTTAGGTGCAGCTGGTTTAAGAGCATTTATAGAAAATGGTACACCAGGTGGTATGCCAGAATGGAAAGGAATTATGACTGATGCAGAAATTGAGTTAATGACTCGTTTCTTACAAGTTGAACCACCAAAAATTCCTGATTTTGGAATGAAAGAAATCAAAGAAACTTGGAAAGTTATTGTTCCTGTTGCTGACAGACCGACAAAACCAATGCACAAAAGAAACATCGACAACTACTTTGGTGTTATCATGAGAGATGCTGGTAAAGTAGCGGTTATTGATGGAGATACTAAAGAAGAATTAGCTGTACTAAAAACAGGTTTTGCTGTACACATTTTGAGAACATCTGCTTCTGGTCGTTACATTTATTCAGTTGGTAGAGACGGTAGAATTACCATGATTGATACTTATACTGAAACTCCAACTATTGTTGCAGAAGTAAGAGGAGCTTTTGATGCTCGTTCAGTTGAGGTTTCTAAATACAAAGGATACGAAGACAAATATTTAGTATTTGGTGGTTACAGCCCTGCTCACATTGCAATTTTCGATGCTCAAACATTAGAGCCAATTAGTGTAACTAGTACTGCTGGTAAAGCTTGTGATGGTGACATGGAACACATTGACGAAGCACGTGTTGCATCTATCGTAGCGTCTCATACCGACCCAGTTTGGATTTGTAACATTAAAGAAAGAGGTATGGTTGATATTGTAGACTATACTGACCCTAAAAATCCAAAAATTACTGAAATTCCTTCAGCTAGATTCTTACACGATGGTGGATGGGATGCTTCAGGAAAGTATTTCTTAGTAGCTGCAAATGCAAGTAACAAAATTGTTGTAATTGATGTTCCTAACAAAAAGCTAGTAAAAATTATTGAAACTGGTATTAAACCTCACCCTGGTAGAGGAACAAACATCAAAAACAATTTAGGTAACCTTTGGGTAACTAGTCACCTTGGAGAAAATAAGTTATCATTCATCAAAACTAACGCTGGCGAAGGTCAATGGACAGTAGTGAAAGAAATACAAGCTCCTGGTAACGGTGGTGGTGCATTATTTGTGAAATCTCACCCTAAATCTAAACACTTATGGGTTGATAGAACATTAAACCCTGATGTTGCATTACATTCAGCTGTTGATGTGTTTGATACTCAAACATTAGAACACAAAAAAACCATTACTATGCCAGAAGGTGTTGATGGTAGAATGGTTCACATGGAATACAACAAAAATGGTGATGAAATCTGGATATCTGTTTTCATGGGTAAAACAAGTGGTATCTTAATTTACAACGACAAAACATTAGAATTAAAACAAATCATTAAAGGTGATTGGGTACAAAACCCAACAGGTAAATTCAATGTTTACAACACGACTCACGATATTTATTAA
- a CDS encoding cytochrome c oxidase subunit 3 has product MENTLESSKKSIYYPPGGILIWFLIILEIFTFLGASMVFLSYKSDALEEFKIGQEFLSQTVGTINTIILITSGYFIANAVHYLRINDFKKTSLATTISLVLGVLFLLLKGMEYYQKINMGIGFEYNTFFTFYWLMTGFHFVHVLFGVGLLSYLTLALKKQKYNAENMFDVESIATYWHMCDLIWILIFPLLYLL; this is encoded by the coding sequence TTGGAAAACACGCTAGAATCATCAAAAAAATCAATCTACTACCCTCCTGGAGGTATCCTTATTTGGTTTTTAATTATTCTCGAAATTTTTACATTTTTAGGTGCATCTATGGTATTCCTTTCCTATAAAAGTGATGCTTTAGAAGAATTTAAAATTGGTCAGGAATTTTTAAGCCAAACAGTTGGAACAATAAACACCATTATATTAATTACGAGCGGTTATTTTATAGCCAATGCTGTACACTATTTACGTATAAACGATTTTAAAAAAACTTCATTAGCTACAACAATAAGTTTAGTGTTGGGCGTACTTTTTCTACTTTTAAAAGGAATGGAATATTACCAGAAAATAAATATGGGAATAGGCTTTGAATACAACACCTTTTTTACTTTTTATTGGTTAATGACGGGGTTTCATTTTGTACATGTCTTATTTGGTGTTGGTTTACTAAGCTATCTTACGCTAGCCTTAAAAAAACAAAAATACAATGCTGAAAATATGTTTGATGTAGAGAGTATTGCAACTTATTGGCACATGTGCGATTTAATCTGGATATTAATTTTTCCACTACTTTATCTTTTATAA
- a CDS encoding VWA domain-containing protein, with product MEIDQVIFKRIYNFYKKITVKVDEEVEQRTVYLEPLKPRLTILARALSGFQNEVYTSEREGGWSGLSFYLPSNINFNEKLEDNVNFYLFRVLYLSVQQKLQLNWADNEENKPSVSQQKALDCSEKVLEQLFIEYPNTKSIFETQKKNLEQFYAQQQKETDYTWLFGRWMKINQHIFSANTTSPNTNDKIEKPEITTELNANPSDEVETIAIDKKQMEDNVATNNFEKVDTASEFNGTFKEMDGDDTLSDDEEAIRELNLKHTVRTDEANHSVYKAEFVNSKSNILVENKLDKGYFLHYNEWDYKNRVYKPNFCKVYPKKVDERFSNYAVKTIKENEKTKRELLKLFSQIHNETEKVDRVVDGENVDLDAIVDAFTDIMSNKTPTEKVYATKRRRKKDLSVLILMDTSLSADGYTNNQKVLDVEKTAVLLFGEVLNEFNINFQIDTFSSRTRNNCSYKSIKTFNESWLKTRNRIGAIEAEDFTRIGTALRHAGSQLEKENTSRKWIILLSDGKPNDYDTYEGRYGIEDVKKALNELENKHIHSFSLAIEAHAKYYLPQMFGHNNYNILAKPEDLPFAFGKFYKKILTH from the coding sequence TTGGAAATAGATCAGGTCATATTTAAACGCATTTATAATTTTTACAAAAAAATTACGGTAAAGGTTGATGAAGAAGTTGAACAACGAACTGTCTATTTAGAACCCTTAAAACCCCGACTAACCATTTTAGCCCGAGCTTTAAGTGGCTTTCAAAATGAAGTGTATACTTCAGAACGCGAAGGTGGTTGGTCGGGATTAAGTTTTTACTTGCCCTCAAATATCAATTTTAACGAAAAATTAGAAGACAATGTAAATTTTTACTTGTTTAGGGTCTTGTATTTATCCGTACAGCAAAAACTACAATTAAACTGGGCAGACAACGAAGAAAACAAACCTTCGGTATCGCAACAAAAAGCACTTGATTGTTCTGAAAAAGTTTTAGAACAACTTTTTATAGAGTACCCTAACACCAAATCTATTTTTGAAACTCAAAAAAAGAATTTAGAGCAATTTTACGCACAACAGCAAAAAGAAACAGACTACACTTGGCTTTTTGGCAGATGGATGAAAATTAATCAGCATATATTCAGTGCCAACACCACATCACCCAACACAAACGACAAAATCGAAAAACCAGAAATAACAACCGAACTAAATGCTAACCCAAGCGACGAGGTTGAAACCATTGCTATTGACAAAAAGCAAATGGAAGACAATGTGGCCACCAACAATTTTGAGAAAGTAGATACTGCATCTGAATTTAACGGAACTTTTAAAGAAATGGACGGTGATGACACCTTGAGCGATGATGAAGAAGCCATAAGAGAATTAAACTTAAAACATACGGTAAGAACAGATGAAGCCAATCATTCGGTATATAAAGCTGAGTTTGTAAACAGTAAATCGAATATATTAGTAGAAAACAAGTTAGACAAAGGTTACTTTTTACATTACAACGAATGGGACTATAAAAACCGAGTTTATAAACCAAACTTCTGCAAGGTTTATCCCAAAAAAGTAGATGAACGATTTTCAAATTATGCAGTAAAAACAATAAAAGAAAACGAAAAAACGAAACGAGAACTACTTAAATTATTTTCACAAATACATAACGAAACCGAAAAAGTTGACCGAGTTGTAGATGGTGAAAATGTAGATTTAGATGCGATTGTGGATGCGTTTACCGATATTATGTCGAACAAAACACCAACTGAAAAAGTGTACGCCACCAAACGAAGACGAAAAAAGGATTTATCGGTTTTAATTTTAATGGACACCAGCCTTTCTGCAGATGGATACACCAACAACCAAAAAGTTTTAGATGTAGAAAAAACAGCCGTTTTACTTTTTGGGGAGGTGTTGAATGAGTTTAACATCAACTTTCAAATAGACACTTTTTCATCGCGTACAAGAAACAACTGCTCGTACAAAAGTATTAAAACCTTTAACGAAAGTTGGCTTAAAACCCGCAACAGAATTGGTGCCATTGAAGCCGAAGATTTTACCCGAATTGGCACAGCACTTCGTCATGCAGGAAGTCAACTAGAAAAAGAAAACACCTCAAGAAAATGGATTATACTTTTATCGGACGGAAAGCCAAACGATTATGACACTTACGAAGGAAGGTACGGTATTGAAGATGTAAAAAAAGCTTTAAACGAATTAGAAAACAAGCACATTCATTCTTTTTCGTTAGCTATTGAGGCACATGCCAAATATTATTTACCGCAAATGTTTGGTCATAATAATTATAACATCCTTGCAAAACCTGAGGATTTACCATTTGCTTTTGGAAAATTCTATAAGAAAATTTTAACACATTAA
- the can gene encoding carbonate dehydratase produces the protein MEHTFYKQLIENNRKWVEEKLAIDKNYFLDLAEGQQPPVLWIGCADSRVPANELIGAKPGEVFVHRNIANMVIHTDMNMLSVLDYAVNVLKVKHVIVCGHYGCGGIKAAMGNQYFGIIDNWIRHIKDVYRLHHLELNSIEDENKRFDRFVELNVVEQVYDLAKTSILQRVWRKGQVVHIHGWVYNIREGHVIDLGVNFSNEDNLDDVYKLIIEKK, from the coding sequence ATGGAACATACATTTTATAAACAACTCATTGAAAACAACCGTAAATGGGTTGAAGAAAAATTAGCTATAGATAAAAATTATTTTTTAGATTTAGCCGAAGGACAGCAACCACCTGTACTTTGGATAGGTTGTGCCGACAGCCGAGTACCAGCAAATGAACTGATTGGAGCTAAACCAGGTGAGGTTTTTGTACACCGTAACATTGCCAACATGGTTATACATACCGACATGAACATGCTGAGTGTGTTAGATTATGCTGTTAATGTTTTAAAAGTAAAGCATGTAATAGTTTGCGGTCATTATGGTTGTGGAGGTATTAAAGCTGCAATGGGCAATCAATATTTTGGTATTATTGATAACTGGATAAGACATATTAAAGATGTATATAGACTACATCATCTAGAGCTAAACAGTATTGAAGACGAGAACAAAAGGTTTGACCGTTTTGTAGAACTAAATGTGGTTGAGCAAGTTTATGATTTAGCAAAAACTTCGATATTACAACGAGTTTGGCGAAAAGGACAAGTTGTACATATTCATGGTTGGGTTTACAACATTCGCGAAGGACATGTTATTGATTTAGGTGTTAATTTTAGCAATGAAGATAACCTTGATGATGTATATAAATTAATAATTGAAAAAAAGTAA
- a CDS encoding SulP family inorganic anion transporter has protein sequence MGMFSYLKNDLPAGLVVFLVALPLCLGIALASTGRSDLMFSGIIAGVIGGIVVGSFSGSALGVSGPAAGLVVIVLSAIKTLGSFEAFLLAVVLAGVLQLVAGYLKAGIIGYYFPSSVIKGMLTAIGIILILKEIPHALGYDADFMGDIDLNQKDGHNTFSELYYAFKYNSIGAIIISSISILLLILFDMKFMKKFELFKFVPGALFVVLTGILMNYLFLHFSTGLEMTGKHLVELPIANSPKEFMSFFKFPDFTTFANPQVYVIAATLAIVASLETLLCVEATDKLDPYRRLTSTNQELKAQGIGNIISGLIGGLPITQVIVRSSANIGAGGKTKMGAIFHGVILLLSVLIIPNFLNLIPLASLAAILLMVGYKLAKPQIFIQMYKLGNLQFIAFLVTIIAIITTDLLKGIGIGMVVAFFYILRRNYLNPANLKSEIIDGKTVYTLTLSEETTFINKANISRTLDELPKDSTIIIDGEKSYFIAYDVIENIKEFRDFTSKTKNIKVITKGIKTVKAKDSHK, from the coding sequence ATGGGTATGTTTTCATACCTAAAGAATGACTTACCTGCTGGTTTGGTGGTCTTTTTGGTGGCACTTCCACTTTGTTTAGGAATAGCATTAGCTTCAACAGGGAGATCGGATTTAATGTTTTCTGGAATTATTGCTGGGGTTATTGGTGGTATTGTAGTTGGTTCGTTTAGTGGTTCTGCGTTGGGAGTATCTGGTCCTGCAGCAGGTCTTGTTGTTATTGTACTATCTGCAATAAAAACACTAGGTAGTTTTGAAGCATTTTTGCTTGCCGTAGTATTGGCTGGAGTTTTACAATTAGTAGCTGGATATTTAAAAGCTGGTATTATTGGATATTACTTCCCATCTTCAGTAATAAAAGGAATGCTTACCGCAATAGGGATAATATTAATATTAAAAGAAATACCTCATGCTCTTGGTTATGATGCCGATTTTATGGGAGATATCGATTTAAATCAAAAAGATGGACACAATACATTTTCGGAGCTTTACTATGCCTTTAAATACAACAGTATTGGCGCAATTATTATAAGTAGCATTTCAATTCTACTATTAATTTTATTTGACATGAAATTCATGAAAAAATTTGAACTTTTCAAATTTGTACCAGGAGCCTTATTTGTTGTTTTAACTGGTATATTAATGAATTATTTGTTCCTACATTTCTCTACAGGGTTAGAAATGACAGGAAAACACCTAGTTGAATTGCCTATAGCAAATTCACCTAAAGAATTTATGAGCTTTTTTAAATTTCCTGATTTTACAACCTTTGCCAACCCTCAAGTATATGTTATTGCTGCTACTTTAGCTATTGTAGCCAGTTTAGAAACATTACTTTGCGTTGAAGCTACCGACAAATTAGACCCTTACCGTAGGTTAACTTCTACTAATCAAGAATTAAAAGCACAGGGCATAGGCAATATAATTTCAGGTTTAATTGGTGGACTACCTATTACTCAGGTGATTGTTAGAAGCTCAGCAAACATTGGTGCTGGAGGTAAAACAAAAATGGGTGCAATTTTTCATGGTGTAATTTTATTACTTTCTGTTTTAATCATCCCTAATTTTTTAAATTTAATACCATTAGCTTCATTGGCTGCCATACTATTAATGGTTGGTTATAAATTGGCAAAACCACAAATTTTTATACAAATGTATAAATTGGGCAACTTACAGTTTATTGCTTTTTTAGTCACCATTATTGCGATTATAACTACCGACCTTTTAAAAGGAATTGGTATTGGTATGGTTGTCGCATTCTTTTATATTTTAAGAAGAAACTACCTTAACCCAGCAAATTTAAAATCTGAGATAATTGACGGGAAGACTGTTTATACCCTAACTTTATCAGAAGAAACTACTTTTATAAATAAAGCAAATATTTCACGTACATTAGATGAATTACCAAAAGACAGTACAATAATTATTGATGGTGAAAAATCATACTTTATTGCTTATGATGTTATTGAAAACATTAAAGAATTTAGAGATTTTACTTCAAAAACAAAAAATATAAAAGTTATTACCAAAGGTATTAAAACAGTTAAAGCTAAAGATTCTCATAAATAA